In Oncorhynchus masou masou isolate Uvic2021 unplaced genomic scaffold, UVic_Omas_1.1 unplaced_scaffold_1112, whole genome shotgun sequence, one genomic interval encodes:
- the LOC135529186 gene encoding cyclin-T2-like, whose product MAVHRGPSSKWLFSREQLETTPSRRSGVESDRELSYRQQAANLIQDMGQRLNVSQLIINTAIVYMHRFYMIHSFTKFHRNIISQTTLFLAAKVEEQPRKLEHVIKVAHACVNPQDAPLDTKSNAYHQQAQELVILETIVLQTLGFEITIEHPHTDVVRCSQLVRASKDLAQTSYFMATNRLLS is encoded by the exons ATGGCGGTGCACCGGGGACCTTCTTCGAAATGGCTCTTTTCCCGGGAGCAACTAGAAACAACGCCGTCCCGCCGCAGTGGAGTCGAATCTGATAGGGAACTTTCTTACCGTCAGCAAGCCGCCAACCTAATTCAGGATATGGGCCAGAGACTCAACGT CTCTCAACTCATCATCAACACTGCAATCGTTTACATGCATAGATTTTATATGATCCACTCTTTCACTAAGTTTCATAGGAAT ATCATCTCCCAAACAACCTTGTTCTTGGCTGCGAAGGTGGAGGAACAACCCAGGAAGCTTGAACATGTCATCAAAGTGGCCCACGCCTGCGTCAACCCCCAGGATGCACCACTCGACACCAAGAGTAAT GCATACCATCAGCAAGCTCAGGAGCTGGTGATACTAGAAACGATAGTACTGCAGACGCTAG GTTTTGAAATAACAATTGAACATCCTCACACTGATGTTGTGAGATGTTCCCAGCTAGTGCGAG CAAGCAAGGATTTGGCACAGACTTCCTATTTCATGGCTACCAACAGGTTGTTATCCTGA